One window of Myripristis murdjan chromosome 8, fMyrMur1.1, whole genome shotgun sequence genomic DNA carries:
- the LOC115364420 gene encoding microfibril-associated glycoprotein 4-like — MQVMYFKLAILCYAITAVLPAGVRCSPRCDISLTADCDEIYKNISTKSSVYTIYPGITPVQVFCDMDTDGGKWTVIQRRMDGTVNFYRPWKQYKVGFGNGSGEYWLGLENMHLLTKKRRYELRVDMEDFGGNKVFAKYSSFSVGSEADGYKLHVSGFTNGGAGDSLLYHNRHKFSTFDKDQDAWSKNCASTYYGAFWYKSCHTANINGVYLWGTTSHFATGVVWYAWKGHHYSLKAVAMKIRPVS, encoded by the exons ATGCAAG TTATGTATTTCAAACTTGCCATTTTGTGCTATGCGATCACAGCTGTGTTGCCTGCAGGAGTCCGCTGTTCTCCTCGCTGTGATATCTCCCTGACCGCGGACTGTGATGAAATCTACAAAAACATCTCCACCAAGAGCAGTGTGTACACCATCTACCCGGGTATTACACCAGTTCAAGTGTTCTGTGACATGGACACTGATGGAGGGAAGTGGACGGTGATCCAGAGAAGAATGGACGGCACAGTGAATTTCTACAGACCCTGGAAGCAGTACAAAGTCGGCTTTGGAAATGGATCCGGAGAGTACTGGCTGGGACTGGAGAACATGCATCTCCTCACCAAGAAGAGACGCTATGAGCTGAGGGTGGACATGGAGGACTTTGGGGGAAACAAAGTGTTTGCCAAGTACTCCTCATTCTCTGTTGGCTCTGAGGCTGATGGCTACAAGCTGCACGTTTCAGGCTTCACGAACGGAGGAGCAGGGGACTCTCTGCTGTATCACAATAGACACAAGTTCAGTACCTTTGATAAAGACCAGGACGCATGGAGCAAAAATTGTGCAAGTACTTATTACGGAGCCTTTTGGTATAAGTCTTGCCACACGGCTAACATCAATGGTGTATATCTTTGGGGAACAACATCACACTTTGCAACAGGTGTAGTCTGGTACGCCTGGAAGGGCCATCATTACTCCCTGAAAGCTGTGGCAATGAAGATAAGGCCGGTTTCTTGA
- the LOC115363121 gene encoding extracellular serine/threonine protein kinase FAM20C-like, translating to MCKQFFSLPPANNICFYGECSYYCSTEHALCGKPDQIEGSLAAFLPDLALAKRKTWRNPWRRSYHKRKKAEWEVDPDYCDEVKQTPPYDRGTRLLDIMDMTIFDFLMGNMDRHHYETSEKFGNDTFIIHLDNRRG from the exons ATGTGCAAACAA TTTTTCTCTCTACCACCAGCTAATAACATCTGCTTCTATGGCGAGTGTTCCTACTACTGCTCCACTGAGCATGCTCTGTGCGGTAAACCAGACCAAATTGAGGGCTCACTAGCGGCCTTCCTGCCAGACCTGGCCTTGGCCAAACGCAAGACCTGGAGGAATCCCTGGAGACGGTCCTACCACAAGCGCAAGAAAGCTGA GTGGGAGGTGGACCCAGACTACTGTGACGAGGTGAAGCAGACCCCACCTTATGATCGTGGCACTCGACTCCTGGACATCATGGACATGACCATCTTTGATTTCCTAATGG GTAACATGGACCGACACCATTATGAAACATCtgagaagtttggtaatgataCCTTCATCATCCACCTGGACAACAGACGAGGGTAA
- the LOC115364421 gene encoding microfibril-associated glycoprotein 4-like, whose product MDTDGGKWTVIQRRMDGTVNFYRPWKQYKVGFGNRSGEYWLGLENMHLLTKKRRYELRVDMEDFGGNKVFAKYSSFSVGSEADGYKLHVSGFTNGGAGDSLLHHNRHKFSTFDKDQDAWRNNCASSYYGAFWYAACHYANINGVYLWGTTSHYATGVIWHSWKGYHYSLKAVAMKIRPVS is encoded by the coding sequence ATGGACACTGATGGAGGGAAGTGGACGGTGATCCAGAGAAGAATGGACGGCACAGTGAATTTCTACAGACCTTGGAAGCAGTACAAAGTTGGCTTTGGAAATAGATCCGGAGAGTACTGGCTGGGACTGGAGAACATGCATCTCCTCACCAAGAAGAGACGCTATGAGCTGAGGGTGGACATGGAGGACTTTGGGGGAAACAAAGTGTTTGCCAAGTACTCCTCATTCTCTGTTGGCTCTGAGGCTGATGGCTACAAGCTGCACGTTTCAGGCTTCACGAACGGAGGAGCAGGGGACTCTCTGCTGCATCACAATAGACACAAGTTCAGTACCTTTGATAAAGACCAGGACGCATGGCGCAATAATTGTGCAAGTTCTTATTATGGAGCCTTTTGGTATGCTGCTTGCCACTATGCTAACATCAATGGTGTATATCTTTGGGGAACAACATCACACTATGCAACAGGTGTAATATGGCACTCCTGGAAGGGCTATCATTACTCCCTGAAAGCTGTGGCAATGAAGATAAGGCCAGTTTCTTGA